One segment of Xiphias gladius isolate SHS-SW01 ecotype Sanya breed wild chromosome 1, ASM1685928v1, whole genome shotgun sequence DNA contains the following:
- the pdcd7 gene encoding programmed cell death protein 7, translating to MDNTYQYRAPSEKQQPAVYTDGFLETPYNTNRPPPNSADPEPTQWAPSSGPTQTDHAAPRWTPPPGYVSHQVYGLSFPAPSSRVGGFRGPRLAPPYGFDLCVPPPPFGCPSPGHFPITVPSAPVNTCSNLAQLRAGPHPPEDDFQQVSDFVKNRQKEYADLHEAGAKFGGPHFTPPLGQDPHWRPGTTTAQPEDDAAFQRRRDAHWLRQFLQSRGKVSKSPHTQKQRSHQSCVPALREALYGAAQLISALEKSCQTLKHNVENDCVWTDSYLTVLTMKRALQETVKLLSDGEWLNILKAKLSRVGKRRARRWRTSKLLQLEEKHKQEHISEREAAIDTWRIKQIHEVEERKKEQELKLAADSVLCEVRKKQADVKRMQDILRSLEKLRRLRKEAASRKGIVTAKDCDEVFSSRLEQLRSVMKRRTAVYSAEEKALMVMLEGEQEEERRREQERRVQKERERQLQRKHRVDAMLFGDQLPVDSILQPFSEYYNQAQHSLQALIQIRREWDVFMVAADHPDGSWVPQSWILPDPPSDQDWASALHAADTD from the exons ATGGACAATACATATCAATACCGGGCTCCGTCAGAAAAGCAACAGCCTGCTGTCTATACTGACGGGTTTCTGGAGACCCCGTACAACACTAACAGGCCTCCTCCGAACAGCGCGGATCCTGAACCGACACAGTGGGCTCCTTCATCGGGACCGACACAGACAGACCACGCTGCTCCTCGGTGGACTCCTCCACCGGGATATGTCAGTCACCAAGTCTACGGACTCAGTTTCCCCGCACCGTCTTCCAGAGTGGGGGGTTTTAGGGGGCCTCGATTGGCCCCTCCGTATGGATTTGATCTCTGCGTCCCTCCGCCTCCTTTCGGCTGTCCTTCACCGGGACACTTCCCGATCACAGTGCCCTCCGCTCCAGTAAACACATGTAGCAACCTCGCGCAGCTTAGAGCCGGTCCTCACCCCCCCGAGGATGACTTTCAACAGGTGTCAGACTTCGTTAAGAACCGGCAGAAGGAATATGCGGACTTACATGAGGCTGGGGCTAAGTTCGGCGGCCCGCACTTTACTCCTCCTCTTGGTCAAGACCCCCACTGGAGACCAggaacaacaacagcacagcCTGAGGATGATGCCGCCTTTCAAAGGAGGCGGGATGCACACTGGCTCAGACAGTTCTTGCAAAGCAGGGGTAAAGTGTCGAAGAGCCCGCACACCCAAAAGCAGCGGTCGCACCAAAGCTGTGTCCCTGCCCTGAGAGAGGCTCTGTACGGGGCAGCTCAGCTCATCTCAGCGCTGGAAAAGTCCTGTCAAACTCTGAAACACAACGTggaaaatgactgtgtgtggaCTGACTCCTATCTGACTGTTTTAACTATGAAGAGAGCACTCCAGGAAACAGTGAAACTCCTTAGCGACGGAGAGTGgttaaatatattaaaagctAAACTGAGCCGTGTCGGGAAGAGGAGGGCCCGGAGATGGAGAACCAGcaaactgctgcagctggaggagaaacacaaacaggaacatATATCTGAGAGAGAGGCTGCTATAGACACATGGAGGATAAAGCAGATACATGaagtagaggagaggaagaag GAGCAGGAGCTGAAGCTGGCTGCAGACTCAGTTCTCTGTGAAGTAAGGAAGAAACAGGCAGACGTGAAGAGGATGCAGGACATCCTAAGATCTCTGGAGAAACTACGCAGGCTGAGGAAAGAGGCAGCATCCAGGAAAG gTATTGTCACAGCAAAGGACTGTGATGAGGTGTTCAGCAGTCGACTGGAGCAGCTGAGGAgtgtgatgaagaggaggacagcGGTTTACTCAGCTGAGGAGAAAGCTCTGATGGTGATGCTggaaggagagcaggaggaggagaggaggagagagcaggagagacgagtgcagaaggagagagagagacagcttcAGAGGAAACACAGAGTGGATGCCATGCTGTTTGGAG ATCAGCTTCCTGTTGATTCTATCCTGCAGCCATTCAGCGAATATTACAACCAGGCACAACACTCACTGCAAGCTTTAATACAAATCAG gagAGAGTGGGACGTGTTTATGGTTGCTGCAGATCATCCCGATGGTTCTTGGGTTCCTCAGAGCTGGATCCTGCCAGACCCCCCGTCAGACCAGGACTGGGCATCTGCTCTGCATGCTGCTGACACTGACTGA